Proteins found in one Methanospirillum hungatei JF-1 genomic segment:
- a CDS encoding DUF3821 domain-containing protein, whose translation MKYSLAGLFSLLMILFCASQASGDLRTISPGGTVFLGEEGLDISATGVMNGGQIGWWAPGSSRSSDPTELMTVSSPDSFYVSPSAFSGKEGLWYSWPEGSPVFQVKRPQVSVRVYDETADFDATGKWIPRGDAVSFRISSNVYEANSRGGPDGQVDIVLTSPEGAKYSSVSGPSGSFSLSGIPLTSSLTSTGPVWNTGGVTVGTWTVQAELSMNRIKDNMPDTGAGISSPVEVLIQNINPLIKAPVAIEIGTPEPDITPMVTQTTPPAYSAPVTKPITPVQTVETQVQIPAPTFTHVPTPTYTTVQTIEPTPEKTPESTPVPEPTKAPLGILSIIGAGFVLMVLIKP comes from the coding sequence ATGAAATATTCTCTAGCCGGGCTTTTCAGCCTGCTCATGATTCTCTTCTGCGCATCACAGGCAAGTGGAGATTTAAGAACAATCTCACCAGGAGGGACCGTGTTTCTAGGAGAAGAAGGACTGGACATTTCTGCAACCGGTGTTATGAACGGAGGGCAGATTGGATGGTGGGCTCCGGGGAGCAGCAGGAGTTCAGACCCGACGGAACTCATGACGGTATCATCCCCTGACTCATTTTATGTTTCGCCATCAGCCTTTTCCGGGAAAGAGGGGCTCTGGTACTCCTGGCCGGAAGGTAGCCCGGTATTCCAGGTAAAAAGGCCACAGGTATCGGTCAGAGTTTATGATGAGACTGCGGATTTTGATGCAACCGGAAAATGGATCCCAAGAGGAGATGCGGTATCATTCCGGATATCATCAAATGTTTATGAAGCAAATTCCCGGGGAGGTCCGGACGGGCAGGTGGATATCGTTCTCACCAGTCCTGAAGGTGCAAAATACTCTTCCGTGTCCGGCCCGTCCGGATCTTTCAGTCTGTCCGGGATTCCGCTTACCTCATCTTTAACCTCCACCGGTCCTGTCTGGAATACCGGGGGAGTTACCGTCGGGACCTGGACCGTTCAGGCAGAACTCTCAATGAACCGCATTAAGGATAATATGCCGGATACGGGGGCAGGGATATCATCTCCGGTGGAAGTTCTTATTCAGAATATCAATCCCCTCATTAAAGCACCAGTAGCGATTGAGATCGGAACCCCCGAACCGGATATAACTCCAATGGTCACACAAACAACACCTCCCGCATATTCAGCCCCGGTTACAAAACCCATAACCCCGGTCCAGACTGTAGAGACACAGGTACAGATCCCTGCACCAACGTTCACGCATGTTCCAACCCCCACCTATACAACCGTACAAACTATCGAACCAACACCGGAGAAAACACCTGAATCAACACCAGTCCCTGAACCTACCAAAGCCCCTCTCGGTATACTATCAATTATTGGAGCAGGATTCGTTCTGATGGTTCTGATAAAACCCTGA
- the msrA gene encoding peptide-methionine (S)-S-oxide reductase MsrA, producing MGIAFFAGGCFWGIEAGFQKVPGVINTKVGYMGGHTIEPTYQEVCSDTTGHAETIALEYDDTAITYRKLLEIFFSLHNPTEVNRQGPDVGSQYRSVIFYTSPEQKEEAEMFIAEMNQSGRYHAAIATEVVPAETFWPAEEYHQSYFLKIGQRYGRSLF from the coding sequence ATGGGAATTGCCTTTTTTGCTGGTGGCTGTTTCTGGGGCATTGAAGCAGGATTTCAGAAAGTGCCGGGAGTAATCAATACCAAAGTCGGATATATGGGGGGGCATACAATAGAACCTACCTATCAGGAGGTCTGTTCAGATACGACCGGTCATGCAGAGACAATTGCTCTTGAATATGATGATACGGCAATCACCTATCGAAAACTTCTGGAAATTTTCTTCTCCCTGCATAATCCAACAGAAGTAAACAGGCAGGGGCCTGATGTCGGCAGCCAGTACCGCTCCGTCATCTTCTATACCTCACCTGAGCAAAAAGAGGAGGCAGAAATGTTTATTGCGGAGATGAACCAGTCAGGCCGATATCATGCCGCAATTGCGACAGAGGTTGTTCCGGCAGAAACTTTCTGGCCTGCGGAGGAGTATCATCAGTCCTATTTTCTGAAAATTGGTCAGCGTTATGGACGGAGTCTGTTCTGA
- a CDS encoding 50S ribosomal protein L1 yields the protein MVEKSVLIDALKKAKEQAPERKFTESVDMTINLKNIDMSQPKNRIDETILLPHGNGRVVKIAVLGSGDIVTQARESGVELIMGPEEIERLGGAPREARKIASEHQFFLAETQVMSLVGRWLGPRLGPRGRMPQPIPAGTDIRPIVERLRKSVKIRTKDKMSFSLKVGTTAMSEEEIAENIDAVLKRILSKLEMGDFQVRSVYIKTTMGPSVKVEL from the coding sequence ATGGTAGAGAAGAGCGTCCTTATTGACGCATTGAAAAAGGCAAAAGAACAGGCGCCTGAACGGAAATTCACCGAGAGTGTCGATATGACCATTAACCTGAAAAATATCGACATGTCTCAGCCGAAAAACCGTATTGATGAGACAATCCTCCTTCCCCACGGGAATGGACGAGTAGTCAAGATTGCCGTTCTTGGTTCTGGTGACATTGTCACTCAGGCACGAGAATCCGGTGTTGAACTCATCATGGGACCGGAAGAAATTGAGCGCCTTGGAGGTGCCCCTCGTGAAGCACGTAAAATTGCATCCGAGCATCAGTTTTTCCTTGCAGAAACGCAGGTTATGAGTCTTGTCGGAAGATGGCTTGGTCCACGACTTGGTCCACGAGGCAGAATGCCCCAGCCGATTCCCGCCGGTACGGATATCCGTCCAATCGTGGAGCGTCTTCGGAAATCTGTCAAAATCAGAACCAAGGACAAGATGTCATTCTCACTCAAGGTAGGAACAACCGCCATGAGTGAAGAGGAGATTGCAGAGAATATCGATGCAGTCCTCAAGCGTATTCTCTCAAAACTTGAGATGGGTGACTTCCAGGTCAGATCGGTCTATATAAAGACAACGATGGGGCCGTCTGTGAAGGTGGAGTTATAA
- the rpl12p gene encoding 50S ribosomal protein P1, whose protein sequence is MEYVYAALLLHKAGKEINESSVQAVLSAAGIAVNESRVKALVASLDGVDIEDAISKAAAAPVAVAAAPVAGAAPAAAAAEEAPAEDKKAEEESGMAGLGALFG, encoded by the coding sequence ATGGAGTATGTATACGCTGCACTCCTTCTGCACAAGGCAGGAAAGGAGATCAACGAATCCTCTGTTCAGGCAGTACTTTCTGCCGCTGGTATCGCTGTCAACGAATCACGTGTCAAGGCACTTGTCGCATCCCTTGATGGTGTCGACATTGAAGATGCAATCAGCAAGGCAGCAGCAGCACCGGTCGCTGTTGCAGCAGCTCCTGTTGCAGGTGCAGCTCCGGCAGCAGCAGCAGCAGAAGAAGCACCAGCTGAAGACAAGAAGGCAGAAGAAGAGAGCGGAATGGCAGGGCTTGGTGCTCTGTTCGGCTAA
- a CDS encoding 50S ribosomal protein L10 — protein sequence MALYTAHLPQWKKDEITTIKRLSSEYKLVGLVDMYGIPARQVQDIRRNLRGKAELIMTRNTLIEHAFGEIGGSITDLSSHLSGHSALIFTNENPFKLYSMLEKTKTKMAARPGETAPEDIVVSKGPTSFRPGPIVGELQQAGIPAAIEAGKVTIRETKTVVKAGQEINKKLADALAKLDIKPMDVGLILQAAFYEGSIYESDVLAIDETAFYNSIITAATHAFNLSVNAAYPTRDTASALLTKAVREARGVGVEAAVTSSDIIDAVLGKAQAQAMALQNVVG from the coding sequence ATGGCATTGTATACCGCACATCTGCCCCAGTGGAAGAAGGATGAGATTACCACTATCAAGCGTCTCTCCAGCGAATATAAGCTGGTAGGACTTGTTGATATGTATGGAATCCCAGCCAGACAGGTGCAGGATATCAGAAGAAATCTTCGCGGGAAAGCCGAATTGATTATGACCCGTAACACGCTCATCGAACACGCATTCGGTGAGATTGGGGGATCCATAACAGACCTCTCTTCACACTTATCCGGACATTCTGCTCTCATCTTTACCAATGAGAATCCTTTCAAGCTCTACAGCATGCTTGAAAAGACAAAAACAAAGATGGCAGCACGTCCTGGAGAGACTGCACCGGAAGATATCGTCGTTTCAAAAGGACCGACCAGTTTCCGTCCAGGTCCAATTGTCGGTGAGCTTCAGCAGGCCGGCATTCCTGCAGCAATTGAGGCAGGAAAAGTTACCATTCGTGAAACAAAAACTGTGGTAAAAGCCGGTCAGGAGATCAACAAAAAACTTGCAGATGCACTTGCAAAGCTGGATATAAAACCGATGGATGTCGGTCTTATTCTGCAGGCAGCCTTCTACGAAGGAAGTATCTACGAGTCTGATGTTCTGGCAATCGACGAGACTGCATTCTATAACAGCATTATCACCGCTGCAACCCACGCCTTTAATCTGTCAGTCAATGCTGCATATCCAACCAGGGATACCGCATCTGCACTGCTGACCAAGGCTGTCCGTGAAGCACGCGGAGTTGGTGTCGAGGCTGCAGTCACCAGTAGTGACATAATCGATGCTGTTCTTGGAAAGGCACAGGCTCAGGCCATGGCCCTCCAGAATGTTGTCGGATAA
- a CDS encoding S8 family serine peptidase, producing the protein MQFAHFRYLLTLIILTGLSFSGLISGVYADEVSESSNGTGESAPAPYVPGEVIVKYKDGTVAALAAEGSGPVALEALGAEVATDFSAEGLSNLQALDITGPVSVKEAIAELESSPYVAYAEPNYIISLSLPETEPAGPDEIGALSALSFPNDPKFSDQWGLFNTGQTGGISGADIGASKAWDITTGSNAIVVAVIDTGVDYNHPDLAGNIWTNPGEIPNNGIDDDGNGYVDDVHGYDFINNDNDPMDDNGHGTHCAGVIGAIGNNGVGIAGVAWKVKIMPLKFLRADGNGDTAASLNAIAYARRMGANVISCSWGGTAKSQALGDAIASTNILFPCAAGNAGSNNDITPHYPSGFDSPQIISVAASDAKDGIPSFSNYGATTVDVAAPGDWIMSTYPTSLGHQYVKMKGTSMATPHVAGLAALLLSKNPSMTPAALKAKIMDTVDKLPAFSGKTVSGGRINVYKALGGGGSSSGVVALPGMSQPPKDLNGDGKYEDVNGNGRADYSDVVTFFKQMDWISKNEPVAAFDFSGNNRIDYTDVVKLFQSI; encoded by the coding sequence ATGCAGTTCGCGCATTTTCGATATCTGTTAACTCTTATAATATTGACCGGATTATCGTTTTCAGGTTTGATATCCGGAGTATATGCTGATGAAGTATCTGAATCGTCAAATGGGACCGGAGAGTCAGCACCTGCTCCGTATGTGCCCGGCGAAGTCATTGTAAAGTATAAAGACGGGACAGTTGCAGCACTTGCAGCTGAAGGATCAGGACCGGTTGCTCTTGAGGCGCTGGGGGCAGAAGTAGCAACCGATTTTTCAGCTGAGGGTCTTTCCAATCTTCAGGCACTTGATATTACTGGCCCGGTGTCTGTAAAAGAGGCCATCGCAGAACTTGAAAGTTCACCATATGTCGCCTATGCTGAGCCGAATTATATCATCTCGTTATCACTTCCGGAGACAGAGCCGGCAGGTCCTGATGAGATAGGAGCGCTTTCTGCCCTGTCATTTCCGAATGATCCAAAATTTTCCGATCAATGGGGCCTTTTCAATACCGGCCAGACCGGGGGGATTAGTGGTGCTGATATTGGAGCCTCAAAGGCCTGGGACATTACTACCGGATCAAATGCTATAGTAGTAGCCGTCATTGATACCGGTGTGGATTATAACCATCCGGATCTGGCGGGAAATATCTGGACAAACCCCGGAGAAATCCCTAATAATGGTATTGACGATGACGGGAACGGGTATGTGGATGATGTTCACGGATATGACTTTATCAACAACGATAATGACCCGATGGATGACAACGGACATGGAACTCATTGTGCCGGAGTCATCGGAGCGATTGGAAATAACGGGGTAGGAATTGCTGGTGTTGCCTGGAAGGTAAAGATCATGCCTCTGAAGTTTCTGCGGGCCGATGGTAACGGAGATACAGCAGCATCACTCAATGCCATTGCCTATGCACGACGGATGGGAGCCAATGTTATCAGCTGTTCATGGGGTGGGACCGCAAAAAGTCAGGCATTAGGGGATGCGATTGCTTCAACCAATATTCTGTTCCCCTGTGCTGCAGGAAATGCGGGATCTAACAATGATATCACACCGCATTACCCATCCGGCTTTGATTCACCCCAGATTATATCAGTTGCAGCATCTGATGCAAAGGATGGGATACCTTCATTCTCTAATTATGGCGCAACCACCGTAGACGTCGCGGCTCCTGGAGACTGGATTATGTCTACGTATCCGACATCACTCGGTCATCAGTATGTGAAGATGAAAGGGACCTCAATGGCAACACCTCATGTAGCAGGTCTTGCAGCCCTTCTGCTCTCGAAGAATCCATCCATGACTCCTGCAGCTCTGAAGGCTAAGATAATGGACACCGTCGATAAACTCCCTGCATTCTCTGGGAAAACAGTTTCTGGTGGAAGAATTAATGTTTATAAAGCCCTTGGCGGAGGAGGTTCTTCTTCGGGTGTTGTTGCCCTTCCGGGTATGAGCCAGCCACCAAAAGACCTCAATGGTGACGGGAAGTATGAGGATGTGAACGGAAATGGGCGTGCAGATTACTCGGACGTGGTGACCTTCTTTAAGCAGATGGACTGGATCAGTAAAAATGAACCGGTGGCAGCATTTGACTTTTCAGGAAATAACAGAATTGATTATACAGACGTGGTCAAGTTATTCCAGTCTATATAA
- a CDS encoding ATP-binding protein, which produces MSHLKLPIGIQSFTEIRTGGYVYIDKTPLIHSLVQSGKYYFLSRPRRFGKSLLIDTFDAAFSQKPDLFSGLFLDSPDSKWDWNKRNPVLRIDWSLSSPRTPAELKTQIHELISAWARTWNFEPFETSIGGRFSSLIRDIHTKTGEQIVILVDEYDKPILDTLEDPVRAADMRDILRDFYGFIKPLDSHIRFVFITGVSKFIKTGIFSGLNNLQDITLDSRYSTICGYTEEDIRTSFAFWYEQYDPDLIRDWYNGYSWTGKSVYNPFDILLFFDSGIFRPYWFETGTPSFLLKNWLNEPRLPAEYDGMISGDDILLSFNPEKITVETLLFQTGYLTIRSWSSDGIRGFRCTLGYPNKEVRTSLNLLFSEALSGYSLSDNRDILFSILELGDEEGLHAHLQSFFASIPHDWYRRNPLARFEGYWASLMYSYLASLGFEVIPEDTTNKGRIDLTVKTPSYIWIFEFKVKGIGQKGKKDPLDQIDERGYAEKYLSDPRQKIKVGILFDPETRNIESWTVG; this is translated from the coding sequence ATGTCCCATCTGAAACTACCGATAGGTATCCAGTCTTTTACTGAAATCAGAACCGGGGGATATGTCTATATTGATAAAACACCTCTGATTCACTCATTAGTACAATCCGGAAAATATTATTTTCTTTCACGTCCCCGGCGGTTTGGAAAAAGTCTTCTCATCGATACGTTTGATGCGGCTTTTTCACAGAAACCGGATCTCTTTTCAGGACTTTTTCTGGACAGTCCGGATTCAAAGTGGGACTGGAATAAGAGGAACCCAGTCCTCCGGATAGACTGGTCACTCTCATCCCCACGGACACCAGCAGAGTTGAAAACACAGATACATGAGCTCATCTCTGCCTGGGCAAGGACCTGGAATTTTGAACCTTTTGAGACATCGATTGGCGGACGATTTTCATCATTAATCAGGGATATTCACACGAAAACAGGTGAACAGATCGTTATCCTTGTTGATGAGTATGACAAGCCTATCCTCGACACCCTGGAAGATCCTGTTCGTGCGGCTGATATGCGGGATATTTTGCGTGACTTTTATGGATTCATAAAACCGCTTGATTCTCATATCAGGTTTGTTTTTATCACCGGTGTATCGAAATTTATCAAAACCGGTATCTTTTCCGGTCTGAACAATCTTCAGGACATAACCCTTGACTCCCGGTACTCCACCATCTGCGGATATACAGAAGAGGACATCAGGACCTCCTTCGCATTCTGGTATGAACAATATGATCCTGATCTCATCCGTGATTGGTACAACGGGTACTCCTGGACCGGTAAATCAGTCTATAATCCCTTTGATATTCTTTTGTTTTTTGATTCAGGTATCTTCAGACCGTACTGGTTCGAGACAGGAACACCATCATTTCTGCTAAAAAACTGGCTGAATGAGCCACGATTACCCGCAGAGTATGACGGAATGATATCAGGTGATGATATTCTCCTTTCATTTAACCCGGAAAAGATAACGGTTGAAACCTTATTATTTCAGACCGGATACCTCACCATCAGATCCTGGTCATCTGACGGCATCCGGGGATTTCGATGCACACTCGGGTATCCAAACAAAGAAGTGAGAACGTCTCTCAACCTGCTGTTCTCTGAGGCTCTTTCCGGTTATTCACTCTCGGATAATCGTGATATCCTGTTTTCGATCCTGGAACTGGGGGATGAAGAAGGATTACATGCTCACCTTCAGTCTTTCTTCGCATCAATTCCTCATGACTGGTACCGAAGAAATCCCCTTGCAAGATTCGAAGGGTATTGGGCAAGTCTCATGTATTCGTATCTTGCAAGTCTAGGGTTCGAGGTAATCCCGGAAGATACAACGAATAAAGGTCGGATAGATCTGACGGTTAAAACACCCTCATATATCTGGATCTTCGAATTCAAAGTAAAGGGCATCGGGCAAAAAGGAAAAAAGGATCCACTTGATCAAATTGACGAACGTGGATATGCAGAAAAGTACCTTTCAGACCCCCGGCAGAAGATAAAGGTCGGCATCCTGTTTGATCCTGAAACGCGAAATATTGAATCCTGGACAGTTGGATAA
- a CDS encoding alkaline phosphatase family protein, with amino-acid sequence MKDHLCNTKRKSVVVLFLLICIIIGNVSAVPSDPRGIILISWDGISKDTLQNLLETGSLPHLSSLLKNGSFINISITDHYPDTMAGHAQILTGYSPEQTGVFKSMRYGEIPHGMTVFERLEDAFGSGNISTAIVASQERSLGTLKGLPFYHAGKVVDYYYDRNSDAGLVGSVASESVYHFGSLGRFFIFAHFRDAADAGYAYGAGSPQQITAIQEIDEATGNILKALKDLGISDKTVLYVTTDHGFNTGPKDHTGQISLWMVTNEPGYNLTGDQKDITPTILKRLGVSYDEMNPSYNATALNP; translated from the coding sequence ATGAAAGACCATCTGTGTAATACCAAAAGAAAGAGTGTGGTTGTACTTTTTCTGCTGATTTGTATCATTATCGGGAATGTTTCTGCAGTTCCTTCGGATCCACGGGGTATTATCCTCATCTCATGGGATGGCATTTCTAAAGATACCCTCCAAAATCTTCTTGAAACCGGCTCTCTTCCTCATCTCTCCTCTCTTTTAAAAAATGGCAGTTTTATCAATATCTCAATAACCGATCACTATCCGGATACCATGGCCGGTCACGCCCAGATTCTGACTGGTTATTCACCGGAACAGACCGGAGTCTTTAAAAGTATGCGATATGGCGAGATCCCTCATGGGATGACGGTATTTGAACGGCTTGAAGATGCATTTGGATCAGGTAATATCAGTACTGCTATTGTGGCATCACAGGAGAGAAGTCTTGGGACGCTCAAAGGGCTGCCCTTTTATCATGCAGGCAAGGTGGTTGATTATTACTATGACCGGAACAGTGATGCAGGTCTAGTCGGGTCGGTTGCATCTGAATCAGTCTACCATTTCGGATCTCTGGGTCGCTTTTTTATCTTCGCTCACTTCAGGGATGCGGCAGATGCAGGGTATGCATACGGGGCAGGATCTCCTCAGCAGATTACGGCAATTCAGGAGATAGACGAAGCGACCGGAAATATTCTTAAAGCCCTCAAGGATCTGGGGATTTCTGATAAGACGGTATTATATGTCACGACTGATCACGGGTTCAATACCGGTCCCAAAGATCATACCGGACAGATATCTCTCTGGATGGTGACCAATGAACCGGGATATAATTTGACCGGCGATCAGAAAGATATCACACCGACGATTCTGAAAAGACTCGGTGTTTCGTATGATGAGATGAACCCGTCGTATAATGCAACGGCTCTCAACCCCTGA
- a CDS encoding nitroreductase family protein, with protein sequence MNLGVTIIKSRRSVRSYIDKPLSDEIIKETLECGRLAPTAMNLQPWLLGVVTDRDLLKKIADFTDHGKFIAEAAACFVICGDKNAKYYLEDCCAATMNMITCLQSYGVGTCWVAGDKKEYGADICKLLEIPEPYSLTSLIPAGYPKEVKVPSKKPGKEIFFTNRWSPEEK encoded by the coding sequence ATGAATCTTGGAGTGACGATTATCAAATCACGGCGGAGCGTCAGATCATACATTGACAAACCACTCAGCGATGAAATTATTAAAGAAACCCTTGAGTGTGGTCGTCTGGCTCCGACAGCAATGAATCTGCAGCCCTGGCTTCTTGGTGTTGTAACAGATCGTGATCTGCTGAAAAAAATTGCAGATTTTACCGATCATGGGAAGTTCATCGCTGAAGCAGCAGCCTGTTTTGTCATATGCGGGGATAAAAATGCGAAATATTATCTGGAAGACTGCTGTGCAGCAACCATGAACATGATAACCTGTCTGCAGTCCTATGGTGTCGGGACCTGCTGGGTTGCCGGAGATAAAAAAGAGTATGGGGCTGATATCTGTAAACTTCTGGAGATACCAGAGCCTTATTCATTAACATCACTCATTCCGGCAGGGTACCCGAAAGAAGTGAAGGTTCCAAGCAAAAAACCGGGAAAAGAGATCTTCTTTACCAACCGGTGGTCACCGGAAGAAAAATAA